In one Hemitrygon akajei chromosome 3, sHemAka1.3, whole genome shotgun sequence genomic region, the following are encoded:
- the LOC140725504 gene encoding pentraxin-related protein PTX3-like — protein sequence MAVFTMILWILLNLSCILANDYEDVQVINGMENKISFLPDGSCRCQKELTRWDKLFVMLENAQMKQNILQQSIHEVCKAEFQRVRSEMLQMKTIIADSTTKAIESAILHFTTYADKKLTYNVEEFSKSKLENESEQKNTLQQLLSVAQDLSNRLRNLETIWQTITYMKDQTSSQDMNKTVSINLEDILNSYELYQHRGEVTVSQKCSVKHTIPSDYDMALIFPMRSKKIFASVHPDKMVLSSFTASIWVKVTDVMEKTIVFSYGTKINPSEIQLYFNQSSAMLSVHNSANMVIAENAVSPGHWVHFCGTWSNKDGSVTLWVNGKLAARSSGLAVGYVIPDRGILQLGQEKNGCCTGRGFDQKLAFSGKLTGFNIWDRILSEHEIQNLANHEHSNSMRGNVVGWSVTEIAVHGGAEFIYY from the exons ATGGCTGTATTTACAATGATCCTATGGATTCTTCTCAATCTCTCCTGTATTTTAGCAAATGATTACGAAGATGTGCAAGTTATTAATGGGATGGAAAATAAAATCTCATTTTTACCag ATGGTTCCTGTAGATGCCAAAAGGAACTCACTAGATGGGATAAGCTATTTGTAATGCTGGAGAATGCGCAGATGAAACAGAACATCCTGCAACAATCCATTCATGAAGTGTGTAAGGCAGAATTCCAAAGGGTCCGGTCTGAAATGCTCCAGATGAAAACAATCATTGCAGACTCTACCACAAAAGCCATAGAAAGTGCAATTTTGCACTTCACAACGTACGCCGACAAGAAGTTGACATACAACGTTGAAGAGTTCAGCAAATCCAAATTAGAAAATGAATCAGAGCAGAAAAATACACTGCAGCAGCTTCTTTCAGTGGCTCAAGATCTGTCCAACAGACTCAGAAATCTTGAGACAATTTGGCAAACGATAACGTACATGAAGGATCAAACTTCATCTCAAGACATGAATAAAACAGTTTCAATAAACTTGGAAGACATTCTGAATTCCTATGAACTGTACCAACACAGGGGTGAAGTGACAGTGTCACAGAAATGCTCTGTGAAACACACAATACCATCAG ATTATGATATGGCTCTGATCTTCCCGATGCGTTCAAAGAAGATTTTTGCAAGTGTCCATCCTGACAAGATGGTTCTTAGCTCCTTTACAGCTTCTATATGGGTAAAAGTCACAGATGTGATGGAAAAAACCATAGTGTTCTCCTATGGAACAAAAATAAATCCTTCAGAAATTCAGCTATACTTCAATCAATCTTCAGCCATGCTCTCTGTGCACAATAGCGCCAACATGGTCATTGCTGAAAATGCAGTCTCCCCTGGGCACTGGGTACATTTTTGTGGAACGTGGAGCAACAAAGATGGAAGTGTGACCCTTTGGGTGAATGGAAAACTTGCTGCAAGATCTTCAGGACTAGCAGTTGGTTATGTTATTCCAGACAGAGGAATACTCCAGCTGGGTCAGGAAAAGAATGGTTGCTGCACTGGAAGAGGCTTTGATCAAAAGTTGGCCTTTTCAGGAAAATTGACTGGATTCAATATATGGGACAGAATCCTTTCTGAACATGAAATTCAGAACTTAGCCAATCACGAGCATTCCAACAGCATGAGGGGGAATGTTGTTGGCTGGAGTGTCACAGAGATTGCGGTGCACGGTGGTGCCGAATTCATCTACTATTAA